The genomic window AGGTTTTGTTAGATAATGAATGTTTTCCGTTTAGATCTTTTTAGCGAACGGTTTTCATTAGTTAGCGCTCGGCAGCGAACGTTCACTATTTAgtcatttctttttctgtttatttatgtcagggacctatccgtgaatatatttatttacagattggcccctagttttcaaacgctcacaactttttgctcgtttatccaaatccaacaaaaccaacgcccacttctttgttatgatctcctctatccagtaatccaactcaaacatgtttttgaaagtttaaaatttgaattagatcagatttgaatttgaacttcgtttgatcgtaacttgagttttataactccgtttgagttgattctttttgcaaatcgaagctcttgaactaaactttctgataaggccaaattcactaaattttggtactgttaggaaTTGTTTTATATTGCAAGAGTTattcgcttggttttgatgttttctgaatcgtactcttcgttctttccgatcttttgagtgattgcttatgtgtggttactattgcttgctcacgatagattgaccggagtgtggcgagtagaactatcaagagttttgagtgcgaataaTCTTCAttaacattgcaggcaagttcacactttgatcatatcccttattacccagtttttatgcattagatcaatcctcaaacattgcatgattaggatctaattaaattgtgggttttgggaagtagattgaggtcgcacctattacctgttttgttatcaaacccttgggagttacttctacgtttgcttattatgccatgctatgctcgtagacgtggattgggtttgagtgaatttccatgacagatgtgagattgttaattaatggtttatttaaggtgggaactttaatacacatctgggtggattgaggtacctggttattccaggattgcctgtctaggcacctgggtagaccaggattgcctgtttttttatggaccgccactcaggctcaaagggatcataagattattcatgctagaaacttccgtgtgcagccacatgctattatgggctctagcatagttgattaagttgtgcgaactcttatagtggtagactagcagatgtaggggaaagtaggtgtaccggtctacccatcgtaaggtgctagcgcttctgaaagactatgtctcggtcattcgtttctcaaacaccatgtagtgcgagaaaaccaacggaggagatcgagtcatgtggagaaaagtgcgcaaacctctgcagagtgtataaactaatcatgatgagctgtgtccccggttatggacgttttgagtatctagtacttggattatcatgtgaatctcatcatgttactttaattaatcttgttgtgttttaatgatgatgttacttatttgggattgagaatgctgctaaccattctcaatgtttaacaaccaccatgatagttaaataaaatttattcctttgcagtagggaaaaattggctttacgcaaaactgtaaccatagagcttttccaccagccaaatatgcatgtagtgatagcctttattcatcattactctatggtgtgaatttgccagtacattcaatgtactaaccctttgtggctgcaacgtctcatgttgcaggatcttacgacgagtaagtgctacgttagggttatgatttctacactcaactttgccgttggtgtttatgggaatccacaaccttgttacttccgctatttggattgaggtaatagtatttacgttactttatacatgtgatttacctctgttataaatcctcgagtactgtgtgtgtcagcataccgatccagggatgacacttaagcacagagacttgatccattcgggtcgggtcgctacaccattggaggagtcacataccaaggagcaaTTCCTCCAAAAAGTTACGGAAATGGAGCCCCAAGCAACTAGATCGAAAATTGTGCGTGTATGAGCAAGAACTCGAGCAAGAGAGCAACACTGAATTTTTCTGGGGGCAGAAGAAGGTTGTCATCGTGGGTTACTAGTGATGGGTCCTATGGGACCCACAAGATCacatggcgcgcccagggggtgggcgcgccatgCATGCTTGTGGCCAGTAGGTGCACCGCCTGGGGTGTGTTTAGTGCCCAAAACTCTTAAATATTATTGCACAAAAAACCATACTAAATTTTTAggacattctaagaacttttattttcaggacatTTTTATTGCATAGAAAATTATGAAAATGGGATAAACATGGCATCCTAATGCGTTAAACTTTATACAAAACTAAAAATAACAGAGGATGAACTAAAGTTATAGAAAGTTGCACTTACGGAATTCATCGACCATATGCTCCTCAAAAAGAAtacattaacaaggttgatcaaatctTATTAATGAACTATTTCTGAGTGGCATAAATCCGAAGAATCTTTATacaacactaagttacctcaacttTGATAGGCATCGTTCCAATCATAATATTTTGATATTTATTTTCTGGAAGCGGGAGAGAAATTTCAAAGTCTTTAGTAGTGATAGTCATaaatttttcaatagaattgagACTGTTCCCTTTATTTGGCTTCCTCGGGAAATAAACCATATGCTCATTGTCATTATCatgaaaagtgaccttgattttattacaatcaataacaccccctgcagtattaagaaaatgtCTTCCAAGGATAAccgacatattgtcgtcctcgggcatattaagaatagcaaagtccattaagatagtaaaaTCAGAAACCACAAccggaacatcctcacaaataccaacaggaaTAGTTGTAAacttatcggccatttgcaaaaaGAATTCAGAGAGAATCAACTTATTAAAATCAAGTCCTTTATAGAGAAAAGGGCCTGACGCTAAAATCAGCTCCTAAAtcatataaagcagttttaacatgattattcttaatagagcatggtatagtaggtctCCCTGGATCTCCTAGGTTTCAGGTATTTTTTCCTTGACAGAATAATTTACAAGCATAGTAGAAATTTCAGCCTCAagaatctttcttttattagtaataatatctttcatatatttggcataaggaggcattttcataGCGTCAGTCAAAGGTACTTGCTGGAATAGAGGTCTAAGCAATTCAACAAAGCGATTAAAAGTGTCCTCGTCTTTAGACGTTAAAGCTTTACTAGGAAAAGACATAGATTTTTgtacccatggctctctttctctaccatgctttgtagcaacaaaatctctcttatcatatcttttgTTCTTAGGTGGTGATTCATCAAGCTCAACttcaggttctatctcaacatcattatcaagTTCATTATTATTACTACATGGAGCATCGTCAACAATATGATCATCATTAACATCATTAGCATTATCAATATCATTATTAGGTTCATGCTCATCactagattgtgtctcagcattagAAAAAGAAACATTATTAGGAttttcaggaggtttttctataacaggttcactagaagcatgcaaagttttaTTCCTATTCCTTTTATTCTTAGGTGAACTAAGTGCACTATCATTAACTTTGTGAGAatattgttcaattcttttaggatggacCTCAAGATATAAAGGTTCCTGAGCTATTTTACCATCTCTAGTAATTACTCCAACAACATGCTTATTAAGTTTATTATGCATGTCCCTAAACAAATCATGTTGTGATCTAGAAACTTGTTCAAGCTCAGTGTGAACCATAGAAAAACGCATGCATAATCCTGTAACATCATTGAAAACTCTAACTAGCACATCACACAAGCGTCAATCACAATAGGATTTGCTTCAATTGATCACTAATTTGCAAATTCAAGTTTTGTTGTTTAATGATAAAATTATCAAATTATCTAGGCACTGACTTGGagatttattataaggaatatcaccttcattaaacctataaagagaatttacctatAGTACATGTGTCAGAATGTTGAGTcaatgtatttctttaataggtgttagattcttaacatcttcagatttaatatctttctctttcatagattctggcttcttgcatatcttttggactgaggaatagaatacctcttttctccAGAATTGGTTTCGGAGGTGGTCcgggaagtgtccaatcatcaACATTTCTCAAAAAGTTGTTCAATAAATCTTGAGCATGTGTAACTGTTCTTTtcgtgaaaacacaaccagcacaactatctaggtaatcccTAGAAGCATCTATTAGTCTGCTATAGAAAATatcaaggatttcatttttttaagagGATGATTAATCAAATCATTTAATAATTGGAGAAGTCTCCCCAAACCTTGAGGGAGATGCTCTTCCTCAAGTTGTTTAAAACTATACATTTCCGATAAGGTAGCTTGTTTCatatgagaagggaaatatttttcagagaaatagtaaatcatgtcatggggactacgcacactacCAAGAGTAAGGttattaaaccaagttttagaatcgccctttaatgagaaaggaaacaacttaaggatataataataatgAATGTTCTCTTGTTGAGCAAACAGGGTGGCAacatcattcagtttagtaagatggaCAATAACCTTTTCAGACTCATAACCATCAAAAGGATCAGATTCTAGCAGAATGATAagttcaggatcaacagagaattcataatcttcaTCATAAATAAAGATAGGAGATGTAGCAAACTTAGGGTCATGTTTCATCATTTGGTTCATGGCTTTTTCTTTAAGTATAGATATAAAACTTCTAGGCCATTATGAGTATCATAAGCCATTAATTCTCTAGTAATATCCTCAGGAAAAGTGTAACCATCAGGAGTATCAAACATCTTAGACCTAGCAGGAGTACTAGGTGTAGCAGGTGATTCATATTTTCAGTAATTTCATattctttagctttagcaataTGAGCATCAAGTCTCCCCAAGTGGCACACTTTAATTAAGCAAGTAAGaagcatcatcatgagtatcattgatacatctccaacgtatctctaattttgattgttccatgctgttatattatcaatcttggatgttctatatacatttactagcaactttatatcattttttgggactagcctattaatttactgcctagtgccagttgttgttcttTGCTAGTTTTTTACTTTGTAGAATATCattaccaaacgaagtccaaatgccacaaaactttttagGGATTTTTTCTGGCAAGAAGAGACCCTGGAAGATTCTGGAGGCCACAAGAAGAGCCTCGTGGGGCCCACTGGGCACCATagcgccaggggcctctggtgcgccctggtgggtagtggggcccatgggCACCGCCTTGACCTACCTTTGATTCTATAAATACACTAAAATCCCAAAAAaaactaggggagtcgacgaaatattttttccgccgccgcaagttccagaaccacgagatctaatctagaggccttttctggcactctgccggagaggGCAACGATCATGGAGGGTTCTCCATCATCCTTGctacccctccgatgatgcgtgagtagtttaccacagacctatgggtccgtagttagtagctagatagcttcttttctctttttgatcttcaatacaatgttctcctcgatgttcttggagatctatttgatgtaactatttttgcggtgtgtttgttgggatccgatgagttgtgagtttatgatcagttctaaaattcatgaatattatatgagttttctctgaactcttctatgcatgattgttatagcctcgtatttcttctccggtttattggtttggtttaaccagctagattgatttatcttgccatgggaagaggtgctttgtgatgggttcgatcttgcgatgctcaatctcagtgacagaaagagacatgacacgcatgtatagttgctattaagggtaacaagatggggtttattcatacatgagtttgtcttctctacatcatgccatttcattactccgtttttccatgaacttaatacactagatgcatgctagatagcggtcaacatgtggagtagtagatgcagaatcatttcagtctactaatcttggatgtgatgcttatatacatgatcattgccttggatatcgtcataattatttgcttttctatcaattgcccaacagtaatttgtttacccaccgtatgttattttctcgagagaagcctctagtgaaaattacggacccggtctattttctatcatatattaaaaccaaaaataccttgctgcaattttattttatttattttattttgtgttttagttagatttATTTATCAAAATCTATACAAtataatctatctcaataccattgagggattgacaacccctctacgcgttgggtgcgagtatttgttgtttgtgtggcAGGGTGTGTTTACATAgtgtgcttggttctcctactggattgataaccttggtttcataactgagggaaatacttatctcgaCTGTACGGCATCATCCCCCGCCTCTTCGTGGCAAATCCCAActcagctcacaagtagcaatcaTCATTAGCAGAAAGCGGATGTATTAATTAACTGTGCGATATATCAGATTGAATAACAGGTTGGTGTGTCtgacttaaaacagaaggtgaacaAGCGTGAAGCTAGtttgcagttccttacctcccctctttAACCACACCTGAGAATCACTTCGCTTGTAGAATTATAGTAGCACAATTATATGAGAGTCGTGAAAGTATAACGGTAGTAACGTAATCATAGCTTATTAACTTCTGAGCAATGTAATAACAGAGTTGTGGCTCCCGGCAAACAAGGCGGACCAGATGAATTCAATATGTAACactcacaacctagagcgatacacaatagctccaattcgtcaatcaaaacatatgtaggcatgtactctgtatatagtcatacatgcttgtggtaagaacttacatgacatcttttgtcctacccttctgtggtagtggggtcctaatgaaaactaagggTAAATAAGGCGCTCCTTTTAATAgggaaccagaacaaagcattaacaaatAGTGAATATATCAACTCCTCAAGTTATGGTCATTTCCAGAGAGTATctcaattattgtcactttggggtctgCGCTTTGGAAaaataataggtgcatataacttgcaagtaAGATCAACATCTCAAGTATATAGTCGTGAAAAGCATAAGTgtttagatctaaaatcatggcactcgggccttaaTGACATGCAtgaagcatatcaaagtcatatcaacgtcaatctcagaacatagtcgaTACTAGGTATCATGCCGTAACAAATTGCCTCGATTACATAAGAAATATCATCCAtctccatcactgtccagcaagcctacaaaggaGTTATTCACTTCCGATGGTGAGCATCAAGGAATTGCTGATGgagaaaggttgatgatgacaacaacGACAAATCCCTCTCTCCGGAGCCTCAAACAGACTCCATATTAGGGCTTCTggtgaagaataggaggtggtggcggctttgTATAGTAAAATGCGATAAAGAAAATTCTCTGATCTTTTTCTCGGGAAGACAGAATATATTGccttggaattaggtcaaacgaagGCTTGTGGGACCCACAAGCTCACAGGGTGTGCCtttggggggtgggcgcgccctcggGCTTGTGCCCTGCTGGGGGTGGGGCTCCagcattttttatttattccataaaaatctctgtaaagttttgtCCAATTTCgaggacttttatttctgcacaaaaataacacgaaggtagttctgctgaaaacagcgtcagtccgagttaatttcattcaaatcatgcaaactagtgtccaaacaagagcaaaagtgtttacAAAAgtgatacgttggaaacgtatcaagggTCTCTCCTACACATTACCATAAAGGATGCTAGAGTTGTTACGCAATCACGAGTCCGCTAACTAGCGTTTCCAACCCACATGCGACACTGACTTATGAGAGACCTTGGGACCTCTTCCCCCAAAAGACTAGCCTTTTAGAAGGGAACACCCTACCCTTACAAGTCATCTTCTGTCTCCTCCCGCGACCAATGTGGGACTAATCCCAACAAGAGTACCCGCTAGCCTCCTGGTCGGTTTTTTAAAGAAAGGAGCCCCATGCTAATTCCATTTGTTGCATGTTTCGTTAATATCGACCTAGTGTCTTAGTCTGCCTGCGAGCCTCATCAAGGTCGATTACACACACGAGTCCATCAATTCTGGTGGAGTCACAACTCAAAGCCAGGGTGCATCTCAGTAAAATCACTAGTTAAGGGATACCCCTTGCAAGGGCCACTCCCATTTCCTCTGGTGGTGACAAGTGGCACAATACTTGTGCACCACTTGTCGTAGTTATGGAGTTTTTGTGGACTTCTTCCCTTGGGCAAGGAAAGATGTGTGGGTTATTTGTGCATACTTCGTATATTCATTTCTCAAATTGATTTAtctctcgaaccgttttcactgtCGGCGATCCTCGCATCGAGATCTTTGAAAGTAGATCTCATTCTGAtaggttttaacctttttttacTTAACTATGCTACAAAATTGTACTAATTGTGCTTCACAAAAGTGAAGCACAATTATATTTTCACACTCGGGGTTGGATAATCTATCAAATGTTGGTTAAGTGTGGAGTATATAGGTTGTTTAAGAAGAGAGAAATCGTTGGTTCCTTAGTCATTTCTCTTTTCTATCGTTACAACTCCTCTCCCCCTTATTTACCCCCTTGTCGAAGCACAAATTGTGCTTCACACGGAAGCACGCCTTTGCTTCACATTAGGGGAAGCACAATTGTGCTTGCATGAAGCACAAAAACACAAAGgaatagaaaatagaaaataataataGTTATAATAAAAGAAAACACAGAAAAACCTGAAAGAAACCATCTTACGGGAAGGTTTCGTGCATGACATGTGGCGATGCTGGGACGTGCCACATGGCACCCTCCAACTAGTTGCTGCTGATAGATGTGCGCGTGCATTAGCGCCTCACATCTACGACACAGGTGTTTTTTCCTTTTAGTTGTATTATTATtttagaaatattccaaatatagATAGCTCAATCATTACATTAgttaaacttttgaaaagttcagcACACACTTCAAAATGTTCATGCTTAGTAAAAAAAATTGTTTGTGAAGTTTAAGAAATGTTCatagcatttaaaaatattatttgtgacatttcaaaaatgttcaagGGTTTAAAAAGAATGTACATGACATTTATtttaaatgtttatacaatgtaaaaaatgtttcATACCATTCAAGAAAAGTACATTACTACATTTAAAAATCATACGAATTTTAAAATATtgacatttgaaaaatgtttatacaatgtaaaaaatagTCACGTAGTTTAAAAAATGTTTCAACGTGTATCTAAAAATATTTAACATATATCAAAAAAATGGAAGTACGTCTCACAGCGGGTAAAAGATAGCCCTGGTGGTGCATCTCATGAACACAAGGCGGAGCGGACAGCATGGCGCAAGCCCAGGCCAGGCTCATAGAATTCACCCGTAAACACAAGACGACATGAGCTGATGAGTCGCATCACCGCACACATAATCATGCACAAGAGCTGAAGAACATGATCAGAATCCAGACTGCAGCATGCATAAACTAGACAATAATCGGCAAGAGCTGAAGAACATGATCAGGGCCCAGACTGCAGCATGCATAAAGCAGACACAATAATTGACATGAGTAGTACATCCCAAGATGGATCAGCCAGCAGCGCCGCCGGAAAGACCCAGCCGATGACATTTCCGACAACAATTGGTGTACAAGATTACAATCTCCCACAATGTAGATGTATGTGCAGGTAAAAGCAGGAACAGCTATTCCCAGCTTTACAACAAAAATATGGCAGCACCCGAAGAAATGTCTGGCACGAGAGGTCCATTCAGGATAAAGTTTGTACAGCTCTGTTTCACTACAAAACTAGCAAAATCTCGAACCATGAATATGAGCCGAATCGACGACTCATTAAGTTTGATTGCATCATTTCTACTACAGAAATCCATGTGTACATCAAGTTACGAAGAATCAAGGTAAAGATGTCGCCTGTACAGAAACTAGCATCCATCTACTCTAAACCAGAAGCCTCTGTGAACCTGCAGAGTAGTCTCAATGTTAGTGAGTTAGAACAGCTGTACCTACACTACAGTACTTGACCATGTGCCATCCACGTACCGTATATCACTGAGAAGAACTGCACCCTCCAGAATAATGAAGCAGATCACTTTGAGAAATGAAAATGGGTTGAGCTGAAAGAACAAAAGGTGAATTTGGCTGGAGAACAAGTATCTGATTGCAGGTGAGAACACATTTGCGATTCAAACAAACAGATTTTCTGTTTagatactctctccgtcccaaaattagtgtcttaactttgtactaactttagtacaaagttgaactaagcttgagacacttattttgggacggagggagtacctaataAGGAAATAAGGTTAGAGCAGGCTGCGCTAGCAGGCGCTGTAATATTTCCCTTTTGTTTCACTGAGCTTTAAACAAGTGTTGTGTGGTGCTGTTTCATTCAATGAACAGAGCGGTTGGATAAAAATAACTAACAAGGAAATAAGGGATAAGGAAGTTCAAGAACAATCAATGATTTGTTATCTTTAGAAGCAATTCTAGAAATTAAGCTAACATGTGCAGAGTTGGACCACTTGCTCCTAAAGTGTTCATAGGCATCCTTACAAAGAGACACAAAACAAGTACACACATATCATACCTTAAACTCCATGTCCTTTTTTGCCAGTAAACATTTGAGAAATATGAAGTCCTCGGCTGAAGGCTTCATTGAATAGGATCCTTGTTTGCATTTCCTGGAGCCCCGGCAACCATGACAACACAGCTACAGGTGTCATAACAATTACTCCAAACAGTATATCATACAGGCGTGCCACTGTGACAATAGTTTTCCAGACTGTCTCAGACCTCCTCAGGTATGGCTTGAACACCAGAGCAATAGATATGATTCCCCAGCCAGTTGGCAGAAAAGCCAAGAGACTAGTAAAGGCATCAATGAACTTGAAATTTGTGAATTCTATCAACAGGACAATACCAGTCACAGTGGcaccaacaattatagcttggacAAGCCGATACCTTATGTGCTTCTTTGCTGCGTATCTGTCTCGGAAGTAAGCAACTGCGACAAGAGCCACAAAAGCCAGCAGTATGCATGTCCATGAAAGAAGATAGACAAGGATGCTTCTACTCTCACTGGCAATGTGAAGCCGGTAAACAATTGCATACTGAAAGAAGAAATATCGGAGGTCTATAATGATTTCCAAGATGCTCCCCCACAGACCAGAGGTCCTAAGGTGATCAGTTTCCTCCTCCCACCACTTTTCCCAGCTTTGATCTGACTTCACTGAGATTCCACCCTGGAACCAAATCCAGCTTAGGAAATCCTCAAAATCATTAAAATTCTTCAGCCAGTCCAAACCTGATGGATTAAAGATGAAGGGGGCCAAAACCCACGAGGATACTAAAAACCAACTGGAAAGCGTCAGCAGGATGTACACAAATGTATTCCCAGCGCTGCTGCTGTAAGATGCATAGAGAACCAATATCACGCCGAGCTCTATTGCTTTTAGAAAATGGCTACGGGCATATAGCCTGTAGTTCTCGGCGAATTTCTTGTGCTCCACAACAAATCCACGGCCAGTAGCTCGATACTTTGCACCTCCATGAAGGATTGTCCGCCCATAATAATGTGTCTTGGTTCCCATTGAGAAGGTGTAGAAAACAGATGCAAACTGCAATTGCATTTTTAAGAAATCCCATACAGCATTGAGGAAACCATGCTCAAGTGAATTTTCAATAATCATGGGCAATGCTGTGAACAGGCCCAGCTGTATGACGAACTGCTGATTCAGGACAGCTCCCAGGGCTGCATTATTAGTAGTGCTAGTGTTCTTTGTGATGTACTCCTCGAGCCCACTAAGTGCAAGATAAAATCGCCCCCAGACAAATGCATAGACAGTTAGTACAACCATCATTGTGTTGAAATAGAATCCAATGGTTGTATAAAAAAACGAGAGCATCCGAAAGAAATCCAATCTGTGGCCCAGTCTGTAAACATCACGGCTCAGAGTTTGCTCACCATTGCCACTAGCAACCTTGGCTTCAAACATAGAAACCTGGTTGAGCCCCACATCCCTTCCTTTACCAACCTGGATGTACTCATGGTGTGTAACATTGCCTCCACGGAGGGTACAATTGAATCCAGCAAAGATATCCTCACTGATGTTGATTACTCTTGATGCTTTACTAATACCACCTCGGCCCAAGAACCAAAGACGATCAAACACATCTGGGTGGCCATAATGCATTCTAACCTTGAGTGGGTTAGCTAGAACTCGCTGCCCCAGAGTGACAAAACTTGTTTCTTGGGCAGACATAAACCAAGCTAGAGAAGATACAGAGCCAGTGAACACATGTTCCCGAACCCCAAGGATTTTTGGCTTGCGAATTCCATAATGGCGATTGAACTCTTCTAGCAGATTTCTCATCTTCAGAGCCTCTTCAAAGTAATTGTCTTGGTTCATATCAATAGTTTGAACCGCATCACCCCTTGTGAAGATGAGTGCATGATTCTGGTTCTCTGGCTTGCCTTCACCAAGCTTCAGTGGCCCAGGCAACTTCACTCGATAAATTTCAACCTCTTTCTGCAACTGCTGGTCGTATTTCACAAGGACGGAGAAGTACTCTGGTTCGGCACCAGCCGAGTGTTTTTCGTCAACATAGGCAACACGAAGTGCTTCATAATTCTTCATTAGCTCCAATATCTCATAAGCATGCGGATCATTTTTAGCTTTCTGCTGgccataaatttggcatgcaaccACATAAGTGTATTTCATAAGGACAGTCCCATACTCGCTACCTTTAAACAAAGAGCTCACACCACTGGTTGCTCTGCTCAGTGTGTGTGACGAAGAGGCCCTGCTATAATACCCTGAGCCACCAGCACTCCCTTCTCTTCTCGAGGATCCAAATCTTGAGGAACCCATTGTAGCAAGCTCCCTCGATCCAGTTCTTAAGTCATGTTCAGAGGCAGAATCCAGAAAGGTCAGCATCTTGAGAGCATCATAATAGTACATCATCCCCCTCACAGTTCGTGATAGTGTCTGTCCCCTGTATGAGACCCAGTGCCGAAGATCTCTTAACCTTTGCTTCTCACTGTACAGCTCCTTCATATCAGACATCCCCTCACGCTTCATGCGCTCAACAAAGAACTCCCACTCATCTGGGTAGATCTGTTTCAGATAGTATAGTATTGATATGCCATCTTCATTCTCCTTATAGAGCTGGTCCTTGTTGTACAACACCTCTTCGTTATAATATGGTGTCAAGACACTGAAGGCCATCATCTTCTCCACCTGGGTTGCCCGTGGTATGTTCATGAACAATGAATTGCTGAAAAATGCAATCCTCCGCCGAGCTTCAAGATTCTTTGGGACATTGACCATAGAGTCACGTGAGGTCAGGATGGTGTGCATGCGCCGTACCTGCTTATAGAAAGTGGCATTCTCCTCATCAGGCAGCACGACAGTGTCCACAAAGAGAAGGCTGGTTGGCCTTGATTGTGCCAGGCCTTCGTTCCTCAGCTGTTCCATGCTCCTTTTCTCAGCCTGGAAGTCACGAATCACAACATCATAGAGAGTCTGAAGAGCATTGACAATCTTTGTGATATCCTTGTTGGGCTT from Triticum aestivum cultivar Chinese Spring chromosome 3B, IWGSC CS RefSeq v2.1, whole genome shotgun sequence includes these protein-coding regions:
- the LOC123070325 gene encoding callose synthase 12, whose amino-acid sequence is MTTPRATATRRVGSAAAAAQAAAGEPYNILPIHDLLAEHPSLRFPEVRAAAAALRAVGGLRPPPYSQWRADQDLMDWLGAFFGFQRDNVRNQREHLVLLLANAQMRLSSADFSDTLEPRIARSLRRKLLRNYTSWCGFLGRRPNVYVPDADPRADLLFAGLHLLVWGEAANLRFLPECICYIYHHMALELHRILEGYIDTTTGQPANPAVHGENAFLARLVTPIYGVIRSEVESSRNGTAPHAAWRNYDDINEYFWRRDVFDRLGWPMEQSRQFFRTPPDQARVRKTGFVEVRSFWNIYRSFDRLWVMLVLYLQAATIVAWDGETWPWQNLTGNHRAAQVRLLTVFITWAALRFLQSLLDIGTQLRRAFRDGRMFAVRMVLKAIVAAAWVVVFAVLYKGIWSQRDSDRGWSRGTDSRIMKFLYAAAAFLIPEVLATVLFIIPWVRNALEKTNWKICYALTWWFQSRSFVGRGLREGTFDNVKYSIFWVLLLAVKFAFSYFLQIRPLVKPTKEIYRLSKVTYAWHEFFGQSNRFAVFILWLPVVLIYLMDNQIWYAIFSSMAGAFVGLFAHLGEIRDMKQLRLRFQFFASAMSFNIMPEEQHVNERTFLPNRLRNFWQRLQLRYGFSRSFRKIESNQVEARRFALIWNEIITKFREEDIVSDLEVELLELPPELWNVRVIRWPCFLLCNELSLALGQAKEVQGPDRRLWRKICKNDYRRCAVIEVYDSTKYMLLEIIKERTEEHGIVTQLFREFDESMNLDKFTVEYKMSVLQNVHAKLVALLSLLLKPNKDITKIVNALQTLYDVVIRDFQAEKRSMEQLRNEGLAQSRPTSLLFVDTVVLPDEENATFYKQVRRMHTILTSRDSMVNVPKNLEARRRIAFFSNSLFMNIPRATQVEKMMAFSVLTPYYNEEVLYNKDQLYKENEDGISILYYLKQIYPDEWEFFVERMKREGMSDMKELYSEKQRLRDLRHWVSYRGQTLSRTVRGMMYYYDALKMLTFLDSASEHDLRTGSRELATMGSSRFGSSRREGSAGGSGYYSRASSSHTLSRATSGVSSLFKGSEYGTVLMKYTYVVACQIYGQQKAKNDPHAYEILELMKNYEALRVAYVDEKHSAGAEPEYFSVLVKYDQQLQKEVEIYRVKLPGPLKLGEGKPENQNHALIFTRGDAVQTIDMNQDNYFEEALKMRNLLEEFNRHYGIRKPKILGVREHVFTGSVSSLAWFMSAQETSFVTLGQRVLANPLKVRMHYGHPDVFDRLWFLGRGGISKASRVINISEDIFAGFNCTLRGGNVTHHEYIQVGKGRDVGLNQVSMFEAKVASGNGEQTLSRDVYRLGHRLDFFRMLSFFYTTIGFYFNTMMVVLTVYAFVWGRFYLALSGLEEYITKNTSTTNNAALGAVLNQQFVIQLGLFTALPMIIENSLEHGFLNAVWDFLKMQLQFASVFYTFSMGTKTHYYGRTILHGGAKYRATGRGFVVEHKKFAENYRLYARSHFLKAIELGVILVLYASYSSSAGNTFVYILLTLSSWFLVSSWVLAPFIFNPSGLDWLKNFNDFEDFLSWIWFQGGISVKSDQSWEKWWEEETDHLRTSGLWGSILEIIIDLRYFFFQYAIVYRLHIASESRSILVYLLSWTCILLAFVALVAVAYFRDRYAAKKHIRYRLVQAIIVGATVTGIVLLIEFTNFKFIDAFTSLLAFLPTGWGIISIALVFKPYLRRSETVWKTIVTVARLYDILFGVIVMTPVAVLSWLPGLQEMQTRILFNEAFSRGLHISQMFTGKKGHGV